The following coding sequences are from one Purpureocillium takamizusanense chromosome 14, complete sequence window:
- a CDS encoding uncharacterized protein (TransMembrane:10 (i123-141o153-171i183-203o215-235i247-269o317-338i350-372o384-402i409-428o469-491i)~EggNog:ENOG503P038~COG:G) encodes MLPSSTPHALDNNNNNNGSTTPPPSDEKAEAHRIEETSLAATLPLPPGCTYTTPRAIQERFPTLRSLSDADMASLNARVRRRIDWRMMPCTSAMYLMNYLDRINVSNARLAGLQRDLGMSDTVWSLGISMFYVGYVVGMVPGNMIMARSNPRYFMPGLMLLWSVGTVCMPAMKSGAGFAVARFFIGLAEAPFFPALTLLTSSWYTKEESPMRMAIWHAGNTISNIISSFLAAGILEHMKGVAGLRSWQWFFVIEGVASVLVAVASYFLLPEWPSNTRFLDQREREMAQYRVLVSNGGVDEEEGGVWAGVWAAARDPYTWLFCLMHFALVTAQSFKDFLPSIIQTFGYNKLITYLIQAPPYAIAYVFACLVAWSCGRRQESTWHITVPVVAAAAGAALMMGTLNVGARYFGLVLLISGTYSAFNIQLSWETTVVPAPRAKKASLIAIADCLSQTSHWFSPYFYPKRQAPYYRMGGGLVLMGCAIAVVSCFAIRWRSVRLNRKLDERQGWTPGSGMQRGWRFRY; translated from the exons ATGCTGCCCTCCAGCACCCcccacgccctcgacaacaacaacaacaacaacggcagcaccacccctcccccctccgaCGAAAAAGCCGAAGCGCACCGCATCGAAGAaacctccctcgccgccaccctcccCCTGCCCCCCGGATGCACATACaccacgccgcgcgccatCCAGGAGCGCTTCCCCACGCTGCGCTCCCTCTCCGACGCGGACATGGCGTCGCTCAacgcgcgcgtgcggcggcgcatcgactGGCGCATGATGCCCTGCACCTCGGCCATGTACCTGATGAACTACCTCGACCGCATCAACGTGTCCAACGCgcggctcgccggcctgcagcgCGACCTGGGCATGAGCGACACCGTCTGGAGCCTCGGCATCTCCATGTTCTACGTCGGCTACGTCGTCGGCATGGTCCCCGGCAACATGATCATGGCGAGGTCGAATCCCCGCTACTTTATGCCGGggctgatgctgctgtggAGCGTGGGCACGGTCTGCATGCCCGCCATGAAGAG TGGCGCTGGCTTTGCCGTCGCGAGATTCTTCAtcggcctggccgaggcgcccttTTTCCCGGCTCTCACTCTTT TAACCTCCTCCTGGTACACCAAGGAAGAATCCCCCATGCGCATGGCCATCTGGCACGCCGGCAACACAATCTCCAACATCatctcctccttcctcgccgccggcatcctcgagcaCATGaagggcgtcgccggcctgcgctCCTGGCAGTGGTTCTTCGtcatcgagggcgtcgcctccgtgctcgtcgccgtcgcctcctaCTTTTTGCTCCCCGAGTGGCCCAGCAACACGCGCTTCCTCGACCAGCGGGAGCGCGAGATGGCGCAGTaccgcgtcctcgtctccaacggcggcgtcgacgaggaggagggcggcgtctgggcgggcgtctgggccgcggccagggATCCCTACACGTGGCTGTTTTGCCTCATGCACTTTGCGCTCGTCACGGCGCAGAGCTTCAAGGACTTTTTGCCCTCG ATCATCCAGACTTTCGGCTACAACAAGCTCATCACCTACCTCATCCAGGCGCCCCCCTACGCCATCGCCTACGTCTTcgcctgcctcgtcgcctggtcctgcggccggcggcaagagTCCACCTGGCACATCaccgtgcccgtcgtcgccgccgccgcgggcgccgccctcatgATGGGCACGCTCAACGTCGGCGCGCGCTACTTCGGGCTCGTGCTGCTCATCAGCGGCACCTACAGCGCCTTCAACATCCAGCTCTCGTGGGAGACGACCGTggtgcccgcgccgcgcgcgaaAAAGGCCTcgctcatcgccatcgccgactgCCTCAGCCAGACGAGCCACTGGTTCAGCCCCTACTTTTACCCCAAGCGCCAGGCGCCCTACTATcgcatgggcggcgggctggtcCTCATGGGGtgcgccatcgccgtggtGAGCTGCTTCGCCATCCGCTGGCGGTCGGTTCGCCTCAACAGGAAGCTCGACGAGAGGCAAGGGTGGACGCCGGGGTCGGGCATGCAGAGGGGGTGGAGGTTTCGCTACTAG
- a CDS encoding uncharacterized protein (EggNog:ENOG503NXK4~COG:S), whose amino-acid sequence MMTPATITPFAAAQRPIRIANCSGAVTDPAIHMYNQAAYGPVDVITGDYLAEATLASGALRMHDAAEPGWVASALAGIEMSLDLVAEKRIKVVVNGGSLDPSGLADRVHDMIAHRGLALRVAFVDGDNLMPKIGALLGAQRNGLRHLDADNPDVTLADDALAFLSDPAAMPVVAANAYLGYRAVKRALDEGADIVICGRVADASPVMAAAAWWYGWEPDRLDELAGALIAGHLIECSTYVTGANFAGADRHPVDAFVDLGLPIAEVAPDGTCVVTKHDGLAGFVTEDTVRCQLLYELQGDVYLNSDVKADISGIRVEAEEPSSSLSSPPSRNTNTNSKNNNHTNRVRVWGVRGRPPPPTTKLAVFYRAGWQLEILVNATGLATTHKWDVQEAQVRHRLAAWGALDALDVLDFQRVGTPAENPSSQLAATTYMRIFAQARDKAAVSAVAGAWNYCFMAHFPGMHCSLDFRTLQPRPFLGYYPAVVPQTELDEAVTLLLPGGRPGDKTPPRRRIAIPPPAMTEPLAPRASYDAADPTPLTSFGPKTMRPLGDVVLGRSGDKGGNVNLGLFVHTPERWAWLRSFMTRDRLRELMRADWRPWYHVERVELPGIMAVHFVVYGPLGRGVSSSKLLDNLGKGFAEYIRAVWVPVPSRFLHEASSKL is encoded by the exons GATGTCATCACCGGTGACTATCTCGCGG AGGCGACCctggccagcggcgccctGAGGATgcacgacgccgctgagCCTGGCTGGGTGGCCTCGGCCCTGGCCGGCATCGAAATgtccctcgacctcgtcgctgaGAAGCGCATCAAGGttgtcgtcaacggcggctcGCTGGATCCCAGCGGCCTGGCCGACAGGGTTCACGACATG ATTGCCCACAGAGGTCTCGCCCTCCGCGTCGCgttcgtcgacggcgacaacctCATGCCCAAGATaggcgccctcctcggcgcgcagagAAACGGCCTAcggcacctcgacgccgacaaccCCGACgtcaccctcgccgacgacgcgctcgcctTCCTCTCCGACCCCGCGGCCATgcccgttgtcgccgccaacgcctACCTGGGCTACCGTGCCGTCaagcgcgccctcgacgagggcgccgacatcgtcatctgtgggcgcgtcgccgacgcctcgcccgtcatggccgccgccgcctggtggTACGGCTGGGAGCccgaccgcctcgacgagctcgccggcgccctcatcgccggccaCCTCATCGAGTGCTCGACCTACGTCACCGGAGCCAActttgccggcgccgaccgccaccccgtcgacgcctttgtcgacctcggcctgcccatcgccgaggtcgccccCGACGGCACCTGCGTCGTCACCAAgcacgacggcctcgccggcttcgtcacCGAGGACACGGTGCGCTGCCAGCTGCTGTATGAGCTGCAGGGCGACGTCTATCTCAACAgcgacgtcaaggccgacATTTCGGGCatccgcgtcgaggccgaggaaccgtcgtcgtcgttgtcgtctccCCCCTCGcgcaacaccaacaccaacagcaAGAACAACAATCACACCAACCGCGTCCGTGTCTGGGGCGTCCGCGGCCGTCCTCCGCCCCCGACCACAaagctcgccgtcttctACCGCGCCGGCTGGCAGCTCGAGatcctcgtcaacgccacggggctcgccaccacccacaagTGGGACGTTCAGGAGGCGCAGGtgcgccatcgcctcgccgcatggggcgccctcgacgccctcgacgtgctGGACTTTCAGCGCGTCGGCACGCCGGCCGAGAACCCCTCGtcccagctcgccgccacgacgtACATGCGCATCTTTGCCCAGGCGCGGGACAAGGCGGCAGtgagcgccgtggccggcgcgtGGAACTACTGCTTCATGGCTCACTTTCCGG GCATGCACTGCTCGCTCGACTTCCGCACCCTCCAGCCCCGGCCCTTCCTGGGCTACTACCCGGCCGTGGTGCCCCAgacggagctcgacgaggccgtcacgctgctgctgcccggcggcaggcctggcgacaagacgccgccgcggcgacgcatCGCCATCCCACCACCGGCCATGACCGAACcgctcgcgccgcgggcgagctaCGACGCGGCGGACCCCACGCCCCTGACGTCGTTTGGGCCCAagacgatgcggccgctcggcgacgtggtcCTCGGCCGGTCCGgcgacaagggcggcaaCGTCAACCTCGGGCTGTTCGTGCACACGCCCGAGCGCTGGGCCTGGCTGCGCAGCTTCATGACGCGCGAccgcctgcgcgagctgATGCGCGCCGACTGGCGGCCCTGGTACcacgtcgagcgcgtcgagctgcccggcatcatggccgtgcACTTTGTCGTCTATGGGCCCTTGGGCCGTGGCGTGAGCAGCTCCAAGCTGCTGGATAACCTGGGCAAGGGCTTCGCCGAGTACATTCGCGCCGTGTGGGTGCCTGTGCCGTCGCGCTTTCTGCacgaggcgtcgtcgaaACTGTGA